A genomic stretch from Chitinophagaceae bacterium includes:
- the mgtE gene encoding magnesium transporter produces the protein MSLELEQELSLKEQFEALMIRGDKLEIQEFLNNQNISEVAELVDEFPDYESQILASMSVHRAVSVFKILDLPTQKQIIKELPPFKTAELLNELPADDRTSFLEELPSNVVRELIKLLNPEERKITLSLLGYPENSIGRLMTPDYVYIYPHDTVADVFDTIRKYGKDSETINVLYIINDKGELLDDMRIRDVILASPDKKVEELMDGRFIALNAYDDQETANESFKMNNRVALPVVSKTNKLLGIVTIDDVLWVANEEFSEDMQKMGGTEALDEPYIETPIFKLFKKRVVWLIILFFGELMTITAMQGYEDEIAKVVILATFIPLIISSGGNSGSQASTLIIQAMALGEITIADWWRIMRRELISGLLLGTSLCLLAFSVIAVWHFFTDTFGGHAALIGLTVGCSLIGIVIWGTLMGSMLPLILKKFGADPAASSTPFVATLVDVTGLMIYFSMAYLFLHGVLL, from the coding sequence ATGAGTCTTGAACTGGAACAGGAACTGTCGTTGAAGGAACAGTTTGAAGCTTTGATGATAAGAGGTGACAAACTGGAAATACAGGAATTTCTCAACAATCAGAATATCAGCGAAGTTGCTGAACTGGTTGATGAGTTCCCTGATTATGAAAGCCAGATACTGGCCAGTATGAGTGTACACCGTGCAGTAAGTGTGTTCAAGATCCTTGATCTGCCCACACAAAAACAGATCATTAAAGAACTTCCCCCTTTTAAAACTGCGGAACTTCTCAATGAATTACCAGCGGATGACCGTACATCCTTCCTGGAAGAATTGCCCAGCAATGTGGTAAGAGAATTGATTAAACTGCTGAACCCCGAAGAAAGGAAAATTACACTTTCTCTGTTGGGATATCCTGAGAATAGTATTGGCCGTTTGATGACACCAGACTACGTGTACATTTATCCGCATGATACGGTTGCAGATGTGTTTGATACCATCCGCAAATATGGAAAAGACAGTGAAACCATCAACGTGTTGTATATCATTAACGATAAAGGAGAATTACTTGATGATATGCGGATCAGGGATGTAATCCTCGCCTCTCCTGATAAGAAAGTGGAGGAGTTAATGGATGGAAGATTCATAGCACTCAATGCATACGATGACCAGGAAACAGCCAATGAATCGTTTAAAATGAATAACCGTGTGGCTCTGCCCGTTGTAAGTAAAACCAATAAGCTGCTTGGCATTGTTACCATTGATGATGTACTGTGGGTTGCCAATGAAGAGTTTAGTGAAGACATGCAGAAGATGGGTGGTACTGAAGCATTGGATGAACCTTATATTGAAACACCCATTTTTAAACTATTTAAAAAACGTGTTGTATGGCTCATTATTTTATTTTTTGGCGAGCTGATGACTATTACTGCCATGCAGGGCTATGAAGATGAAATTGCAAAAGTTGTAATCCTTGCTACTTTTATTCCGCTGATCATTTCAAGCGGAGGCAACAGTGGTTCACAGGCATCAACACTTATTATCCAGGCAATGGCCTTAGGCGAAATAACGATTGCTGATTGGTGGCGGATTATGCGGCGTGAATTAATTTCAGGTTTGTTGCTGGGTACATCGCTTTGTTTACTTGCATTTTCAGTCATTGCTGTATGGCATTTCTTTACTGATACGTTTGGCGGACATGCAGCCCTGATTGGTCTCACAGTTGGCTGCTCCTTAATAGGAATTGTGATTTGGGGAACGCTGATGGGCTCAATGCTGCCGCTGATTTTGAAAAAATTTGGTGCTGATCCTGCCGCATCATCAACTCCATTTGTTGCCACTCTTGTTGATGTTACGGGATTAATGATTTACTTTTCAATGGCCTATTTGTTCCTGCATGGGGTTTTATTATAA
- a CDS encoding DNA alkylation repair protein encodes MHSYLIPLIKSFELNANAVNAEGMKAYMLNQFDYYGLKTPLRRKLSKEYFKQSLPPFIDVEEIVKDCWQHPSREMQSIAVELLACYKKEWKKDTIQIIEYILIHKSWWDSVDHAATDLTGPYFKLFPEQVEKVTGRWNRSSNIWLQRSSIMFQKAYKKETDKELLTKHILHLAVSKEFFVQKAIGWALREYSKTNPGWVKSFVQKNSLSPLSKREALKRIVNDE; translated from the coding sequence ATGCATTCTTATCTCATTCCACTTATAAAATCGTTTGAGCTAAATGCCAATGCTGTTAATGCAGAAGGCATGAAAGCATATATGCTGAACCAGTTTGATTATTATGGTTTAAAAACTCCTTTGCGACGCAAACTGAGTAAAGAATATTTTAAACAATCACTTCCTCCATTTATTGATGTTGAAGAAATTGTAAAAGACTGCTGGCAACACCCCAGCCGTGAAATGCAATCTATTGCTGTTGAGTTGCTGGCGTGTTATAAAAAAGAATGGAAGAAGGATACGATTCAGATCATTGAGTACATCCTTATACACAAAAGCTGGTGGGACAGTGTAGATCATGCAGCTACTGATCTTACAGGACCTTACTTCAAATTATTTCCTGAGCAGGTTGAAAAAGTTACCGGCAGGTGGAACAGGTCATCAAACATCTGGCTGCAGCGGAGCAGCATTATGTTTCAGAAAGCTTATAAGAAAGAAACAGACAAAGAACTATTGACAAAACACATTCTTCATCTGGCTGTCTCAAAGGAATTCTTTGTACAAAAAGCAATAGGATGGGCATTGAGGGAATATTCAAAAACAAATCCCGGCTGGGTAAAGAGTTTTGTGCAAAAAAATTCCCTTTCACCGCTAAGCAAAAGGGAAGCATTAAAAAGAATAGTGAATGATGAATAA
- a CDS encoding T9SS type A sorting domain-containing protein translates to MIRKLLLLLVTVLYLQFSFAQQVSVLGNVIWDNTTERIKVRIAIRNNSNSATNCEIAAMRIGYQFNETVLSYDGFKSYFYNGSNESSGLNDITYLTSLSGMFDPDHAAPYDDGTRLSGSKILRKNYINRSTTLCGNLWTIPGNTYRVAFDLYFKFKPGYYPADYGLTTAGSYGFNTPNFIAQFISDLNQTLSDAKKEIAVVIDHSGSSPYQPFDQSGSSCNSGNLNPLPITDNSLGFINPINGVLSAKFEQLNVIQKSEYISVEWQVDNIDKIHHYEIERREESGTFRTIGSVISADESSAAAYYFKDKISTNGVKLYYRIKAVSADQSVMYSDIKMIRPVSMAANTVKIFPNPTTDFIQFNAPPDNGNYLYRIYNSEGKLTISGNAIPSNSRLNIRNLKTGSYFIELYDPVNGKRLHSQFSKQ, encoded by the coding sequence ATGATTAGAAAGTTACTCTTGTTACTGGTGACGGTGTTATACCTCCAGTTTTCGTTTGCTCAGCAGGTGAGCGTTTTAGGAAATGTGATTTGGGATAATACGACTGAACGGATTAAAGTACGTATTGCTATCCGCAATAATTCAAACAGTGCAACGAACTGCGAAATTGCTGCGATGCGTATTGGATATCAGTTCAATGAAACCGTATTGTCTTATGATGGATTCAAGTCTTACTTTTATAATGGAAGTAATGAATCTTCGGGATTGAATGATATTACTTATCTCACATCACTCAGTGGAATGTTTGATCCTGATCATGCTGCACCTTATGATGACGGCACACGTCTTTCCGGTTCAAAAATATTGAGAAAGAATTACATCAACCGTTCAACAACTTTATGTGGCAATCTCTGGACGATACCCGGCAATACTTACCGGGTTGCGTTTGATTTGTATTTTAAATTCAAGCCCGGGTATTATCCTGCTGATTACGGGTTAACTACAGCTGGCAGTTATGGTTTTAATACGCCGAATTTTATCGCACAGTTTATTTCTGATCTGAATCAAACATTAAGTGATGCAAAAAAAGAAATAGCAGTTGTAATTGATCATTCAGGCAGCAGCCCGTATCAGCCATTTGATCAAAGTGGCAGCAGCTGCAACTCAGGTAATTTAAACCCGCTTCCTATTACTGATAACAGCCTTGGATTTATCAATCCAATCAATGGTGTTCTTTCAGCGAAATTTGAACAGTTAAATGTTATACAAAAAAGCGAATACATTTCAGTTGAATGGCAGGTCGATAATATTGACAAGATTCATCATTATGAAATTGAACGGAGGGAAGAATCAGGGACATTCAGAACAATTGGATCAGTAATAAGTGCTGATGAAAGTTCAGCAGCTGCTTATTATTTTAAAGATAAAATTTCAACGAATGGGGTGAAATTGTATTACAGGATAAAAGCTGTCAGTGCAGATCAGAGTGTAATGTACAGTGATATTAAAATGATCCGCCCCGTAAGTATGGCAGCAAACACAGTAAAAATTTTTCCAAATCCAACAACTGATTTTATACAATTTAATGCACCACCTGACAATGGTAATTATCTGTACAGAATTTATAATAGCGAAGGGAAACTGACAATTTCGGGGAACGCAATTCCTTCGAACAGCCGTTTAAATATCAGAAATTTGAAGACAGGCTCTTATTTTATTGAGTTATATGATCCGGTAAACGGCAAGCGGCTTCATTCACAATTCAGTAAGCAGTAA
- a CDS encoding VOC family protein gives MKIEHLAVWVKDLEAMKDFYCRYFQATANDKYINSSKQFQSYFLSFAGGPRLELMQMPAVPETKDNVYDQFTGLIHFAIALGSKEKVDTLTAQFLQDGFEVLDGPRYIGDGYYESIILDPEKNRIELTV, from the coding sequence ATGAAGATTGAACATTTAGCTGTTTGGGTAAAAGACCTGGAGGCAATGAAAGATTTTTATTGCAGATACTTCCAGGCAACAGCGAATGATAAATATATCAACAGCTCCAAACAATTTCAATCTTATTTTTTATCATTTGCAGGAGGCCCACGTTTAGAGCTGATGCAGATGCCTGCTGTTCCTGAAACGAAAGATAATGTGTATGATCAGTTTACAGGATTGATTCACTTTGCTATTGCATTGGGCAGTAAAGAAAAAGTAGATACACTGACTGCACAATTTTTACAGGATGGATTTGAAGTATTGGATGGTCCGAGATATATCGGTGATGGTTATTACGAAAGTATAATACTTGATCCGGAGAAAAACAGGATTGAATTAACGGTATAA
- the gatC gene encoding Asp-tRNA(Asn)/Glu-tRNA(Gln) amidotransferase subunit GatC produces the protein MEVNIELIDKLSNLARLEIKPEEKDRLRSDMQQMIGFIEKLQELDTTGIEPLMHLTEEINILRADEVKGSVSREEGLQNAALKNEAFFMVPKVIKNNLNTFYL, from the coding sequence ATGGAAGTGAACATTGAGCTGATTGACAAGCTGAGCAACCTGGCAAGGCTGGAAATTAAACCGGAGGAAAAAGACCGTCTGCGGAGCGATATGCAGCAAATGATTGGCTTTATTGAAAAACTGCAGGAGCTTGATACAACCGGAATTGAACCGCTGATGCATCTTACAGAAGAGATCAATATATTGCGGGCGGATGAAGTGAAGGGTTCTGTTTCAAGAGAAGAAGGTTTGCAGAATGCAGCATTGAAAAATGAAGCATTTTTTATGGTACCTAAAGTGATTAAAAATAATCTGAATACATTTTACTTATGA
- a CDS encoding PspC family transcriptional regulator has product MNRLRRMIEWNVFGVCTWIGEKMGIGTSTIRKYFIYISFLTMGSPLIIYFFVAFWMNIRQTIWIGKRNPVRY; this is encoded by the coding sequence ATGAACCGTCTGCGCAGAATGATTGAGTGGAATGTTTTTGGCGTATGCACCTGGATAGGCGAAAAAATGGGCATTGGAACCAGTACAATCCGTAAATACTTTATTTATATTTCTTTTCTTACAATGGGATCCCCTCTCATTATTTACTTTTTCGTTGCCTTCTGGATGAATATCAGGCAAACGATCTGGATTGGCAAAAGAAACCCGGTGCGCTATTAG
- a CDS encoding NAD-dependent epimerase/dehydratase family protein produces the protein MVRDKILVIGASGQIGVELTLALRKIYGNANVIASDLREQNPLLEGTGPYVSLDVMNKEMLHVQVIRQNITQIYLLAAILSATGEKNPNLAWNLNMTGLLNVLDIAREEKLHKVYWPSSIAVFGPTSPKQNCPQQTIIEPTTVYGISKYAGEFWCNYFFQRYGVDVRSIRYPGLISYKSAPGGGTTDYAVEIFHEAIEENKYECFLQEDTYLPMMYMPDAIRATIELMEAPADKVSIRHSYNISSMSFSPKEIAAEIVKHKPGFNISYKPDYRQNIANSWPQSIDDSVARKDWGWKHEYDLAAMTKDMFENL, from the coding sequence ATGGTAAGAGATAAAATACTGGTGATTGGTGCAAGCGGACAGATTGGTGTTGAGTTAACACTGGCACTCCGTAAAATATATGGTAATGCGAATGTGATCGCTTCTGATCTGCGTGAACAAAACCCACTGCTGGAAGGCACCGGTCCGTATGTGAGCCTGGATGTGATGAATAAAGAAATGCTGCATGTGCAGGTCATCCGTCAGAACATCACCCAGATTTATTTACTTGCCGCTATTCTTTCTGCTACGGGTGAAAAAAATCCCAACCTTGCCTGGAACCTGAACATGACGGGTTTGCTGAATGTACTCGATATTGCAAGGGAAGAAAAATTGCACAAGGTTTACTGGCCAAGCTCCATTGCGGTATTTGGTCCTACATCTCCCAAACAAAATTGTCCGCAGCAAACCATTATTGAACCAACAACTGTTTACGGCATCAGCAAATATGCAGGTGAGTTCTGGTGCAATTATTTCTTTCAGCGCTATGGTGTTGATGTACGAAGTATCCGCTATCCGGGCCTGATCTCTTACAAGTCGGCCCCCGGCGGTGGCACCACGGATTATGCCGTTGAGATTTTTCATGAAGCCATTGAAGAAAATAAATACGAATGTTTTTTGCAGGAAGATACCTACCTGCCAATGATGTATATGCCCGATGCTATTCGTGCCACCATTGAATTGATGGAAGCACCTGCAGATAAAGTTTCAATCAGGCATTCCTATAACATTTCTTCTATGAGTTTTTCGCCCAAAGAAATTGCTGCTGAAATTGTGAAACATAAACCGGGGTTCAACATCAGCTATAAACCCGATTACCGGCAAAATATTGCCAACAGCTGGCCACAAAGCATTGATGACAGTGTGGCAAGAAAAGACTGGGGCTGGAAACATGAATATGATCTTGCCGCCATGACAAAAGACATGTTTGAAAATTTATAA
- a CDS encoding helix-turn-helix transcriptional regulator, translating to MKDADLGKLMEVESILVKDFSQPPPTIVNLAARTGMSVSKLKTAFKKVYNTGIYEYYQKNRMQKARSLLLTGQYTVKEVGLQLGYTNLSNFSLAFKKEFGLLPSHV from the coding sequence ATGAAAGATGCAGATCTCGGTAAACTGATGGAAGTGGAATCAATACTGGTTAAAGATTTCAGCCAGCCACCGCCAACAATTGTAAACCTGGCTGCAAGAACCGGTATGAGTGTATCAAAATTAAAAACAGCGTTTAAGAAAGTGTACAATACCGGTATTTATGAATATTACCAGAAGAACAGGATGCAGAAAGCCCGTTCTTTATTACTTACCGGGCAGTATACCGTAAAAGAAGTTGGGCTGCAGCTGGGCTATACCAATCTCAGTAACTTTTCACTGGCTTTTAAAAAGGAGTTTGGACTGCTGCCAAGCCATGTTTAA
- a CDS encoding ABC transporter ATP-binding protein: MLTCKQISKRYGSLEVLKGVDLQIARGEIVSLVGSSGAGKSTLLHILGTLDEPDAGEVWLNNTQVNNLRGSQLASFRNRHIGFVFQFHHLLPEFTALENVCIPGWLGSRKKKEVEDRAKELLKLLGLENRMENKPSELSGGEQQRVAVARALINNPDIIMADEPTGNLDSTHARELHQLFFDLRKQFNQTFLIVTHNEELAAQCDRTVHMKDGRILPPTPKGE, translated from the coding sequence ATGCTTACTTGTAAACAGATCAGCAAACGATACGGCAGCCTGGAAGTGCTGAAGGGAGTGGATTTGCAGATAGCCAGGGGTGAAATCGTCAGTTTGGTTGGCAGCAGCGGTGCCGGCAAAAGCACTTTACTGCATATTCTTGGAACACTCGATGAACCAGATGCAGGTGAAGTTTGGCTGAATAATACACAGGTAAACAATTTGCGGGGAAGTCAGCTTGCCAGCTTCCGTAACAGGCATATCGGTTTTGTATTCCAGTTTCATCATTTACTGCCTGAATTTACTGCATTGGAGAATGTTTGCATTCCCGGCTGGTTAGGAAGCAGAAAGAAAAAAGAGGTGGAAGACAGGGCAAAAGAATTGTTGAAATTATTGGGGTTAGAAAACCGTATGGAGAATAAACCATCTGAACTTTCAGGTGGTGAACAGCAGCGTGTTGCTGTTGCAAGAGCGTTGATCAATAATCCTGATATCATCATGGCCGATGAGCCAACAGGTAATCTCGACAGTACACATGCAAGGGAATTACATCAGTTATTCTTTGATCTGCGCAAACAGTTTAATCAAACATTTTTGATTGTAACACATAATGAAGAGTTAGCTGCTCAGTGTGACAGAACGGTGCATATGAAGGATGGAAGAATTTTACCCCCAACCCCTAAAGGGGAGTAA
- a CDS encoding SET domain-containing protein-lysine N-methyltransferase yields the protein MLLNSLFIAETEEKGRGVFTHEKIDAGTIIEIAPVLVMTADERKLLDQTLLHDYIFEWGAEKKQCAMALGWVPVYNHSYESNSEYFMDFDDASMYVKTVRFIDAGEEITINYNGNWNDSKKVWFDVK from the coding sequence ATGTTATTAAACAGTTTATTTATTGCCGAAACAGAGGAAAAGGGCAGGGGCGTTTTTACGCATGAAAAAATTGATGCAGGTACGATTATTGAAATTGCACCCGTACTTGTAATGACAGCCGATGAACGGAAATTGCTTGACCAAACTTTACTCCACGATTATATTTTTGAATGGGGCGCTGAAAAAAAACAATGTGCAATGGCGTTGGGGTGGGTGCCGGTGTATAACCATTCATACGAAAGCAACAGCGAATATTTTATGGATTTTGATGATGCAAGCATGTATGTAAAAACAGTACGTTTCATTGATGCCGGGGAAGAAATTACCATTAATTATAACGGCAACTGGAATGATTCAAAAAAAGTGTGGTTTGATGTGAAATGA
- a CDS encoding cob(I)yrinic acid a,c-diamide adenosyltransferase: protein MALKIYTKTGDLGKTSLIGGTKVPKSHIRIETYGTVDELNSYIGLVSDHVADIHTKVILKEVQDRLFTVGSSLACDPDKEPKMKIPDLKESDIKLLEKEIDKMSDAIPAMKSFILPGGHVSVSTIHVARCVCRRCERLCVHMQQEGMFVDALVIKYINRLSDFLFVLARYTGHQLGVEELPWKPRV from the coding sequence ATGGCATTAAAAATTTATACCAAAACAGGTGACCTTGGCAAAACCAGTTTAATAGGTGGAACAAAAGTTCCCAAAAGCCATATCCGTATTGAAACATACGGCACTGTTGATGAGCTCAATTCCTATATTGGCTTGGTGAGTGATCATGTGGCAGATATACATACCAAGGTTATTCTGAAAGAAGTGCAGGATCGATTGTTTACGGTTGGTTCATCACTCGCCTGTGATCCTGACAAAGAACCCAAAATGAAAATTCCTGATTTGAAAGAGAGCGATATTAAACTGCTGGAAAAAGAAATTGATAAAATGAGTGATGCCATTCCTGCCATGAAATCATTCATACTTCCCGGCGGACATGTTTCTGTAAGCACCATTCATGTGGCACGTTGTGTTTGCCGCCGTTGCGAACGCTTATGCGTACATATGCAGCAGGAAGGAATGTTTGTGGATGCTTTAGTAATAAAATACATCAACCGTTTAAGTGACTTCTTATTTGTACTTGCCCGCTATACAGGTCATCAGTTGGGTGTTGAAGAATTACCTTGGAAGCCGAGAGTGTAA
- a CDS encoding helix-turn-helix transcriptional regulator yields the protein MFSFEYIHSSYSRMMEDLAARLNVKPKDNWLFFPEDIASGYYRFLQLPNGLDVNIINCRMNRDWLIHRKSDEEEYYTLRFDELTVEKEISIGIDTDVVERKKETIAVAYLTSSLFDWYYHGTKGTFFKGINILIPKEWLGKLMGIELFDDILPAYLALKSRSFNMEPLDKIYYELMNEVMQEDHDSPLPNLYIHNRIQLLMERFFTRIHSRVSLADVQSNIKHDDIYTVLKIEKLLTGNFSDKPRSIEELSRKATMSSTKLKKIFKSVFGLPIYEYYQQKRMQKAGELLATGKYSVKQVAEKIGYSNMNNFSTAFKKHMKQDLSTFINAV from the coding sequence ATGTTTTCTTTTGAATACATACATTCCAGTTACAGCCGGATGATGGAAGATCTGGCAGCAAGGCTAAATGTCAAGCCGAAGGATAACTGGTTGTTTTTTCCTGAAGATATTGCAAGCGGATACTACAGATTTCTGCAATTGCCCAATGGGCTGGATGTAAACATCATTAACTGCCGGATGAATAGAGACTGGCTTATCCACCGCAAAAGTGATGAGGAGGAATATTATACCTTACGTTTTGATGAACTGACTGTTGAGAAAGAAATATCCATCGGTATTGATACAGATGTAGTGGAAAGGAAAAAAGAAACTATCGCCGTTGCTTATCTCACCAGTTCTTTGTTCGATTGGTACTATCATGGAACAAAAGGCACTTTTTTTAAAGGGATCAATATTCTTATTCCAAAGGAGTGGCTGGGAAAGCTGATGGGTATTGAATTGTTTGATGATATACTCCCGGCCTATCTGGCTTTGAAGAGCAGGAGTTTTAACATGGAGCCTCTTGATAAAATATACTACGAACTGATGAATGAGGTAATGCAGGAAGATCACGATTCACCTCTTCCAAACCTGTATATTCATAACAGGATACAGTTGTTGATGGAACGTTTCTTTACCCGCATTCACTCAAGGGTTTCCCTGGCTGATGTGCAGAGTAATATTAAACATGATGATATTTACACTGTGCTGAAAATTGAAAAGCTGCTGACTGGAAATTTTTCTGATAAACCCCGTTCAATTGAAGAACTGTCAAGAAAGGCTACCATGAGTTCCACCAAACTTAAAAAAATATTCAAGTCAGTTTTCGGGCTTCCTATTTATGAATACTACCAGCAAAAAAGAATGCAAAAGGCAGGGGAACTGCTGGCAACAGGAAAGTATTCGGTAAAACAGGTGGCTGAAAAAATCGGGTATAGTAATATGAATAATTTTTCAACTGCATTTAAAAAACACATGAAGCAGGATCTGTCAACATTCATCAATGCCGTGTAA
- a CDS encoding DUF2795 domain-containing protein, which yields MFWTLELASYLEDAPWPATKDELIDYSIRSGAPIEVVENLQELEDEGELYESIDDIWPDYPSQEDFFFNEDEY from the coding sequence ATGTTCTGGACACTCGAATTAGCCTCATATCTTGAAGACGCTCCCTGGCCTGCAACCAAGGATGAATTGATTGATTATTCTATCCGCAGTGGTGCTCCCATTGAAGTGGTGGAGAATCTCCAGGAGCTCGAAGATGAAGGTGAACTTTATGAAAGTATTGATGATATCTGGCCGGATTATCCGAGCCAGGAAGATTTCTTCTTTAATGAAGATGAATATTAA
- the kdsA gene encoding 3-deoxy-8-phosphooctulonate synthase, with protein MENYLKDLFANQSYDENNFFLIAGPCVVESEELVMEVADKVSTVCKELGIPYIFKASYRKANRTSGSSFTGLGDDNGLHLIDKVRKTYHLPATSDIHAHEEAAMAAPYLDVLQIPAFLCRQTDLLLAAAETGKIVNVKKGQFLSGPSMKFAVEKIQKAGNQKMMLTERGNTFGYQDLVVDYRNITWMKELNVPVIMDCTHSLQQPNQTTGVTGGNPQLIGTIAKAAIATGVDGLFIETHPNPAVAKSDGANMLQLDKLKGLLEQLVKLRKAI; from the coding sequence ATGGAAAATTATCTTAAAGACCTGTTTGCCAATCAATCGTATGATGAAAATAATTTCTTCCTCATTGCCGGCCCCTGTGTGGTTGAAAGCGAAGAACTTGTAATGGAAGTGGCTGATAAAGTTTCAACTGTTTGTAAAGAACTCGGCATTCCCTATATTTTCAAAGCATCTTACCGCAAAGCCAACAGAACCAGTGGATCGTCATTCACAGGTCTGGGCGATGACAATGGTTTACACCTGATAGATAAAGTAAGAAAAACATATCATCTTCCTGCTACTTCTGATATTCATGCACATGAAGAAGCGGCTATGGCTGCACCTTATCTTGATGTGCTGCAGATCCCGGCTTTTCTTTGCAGGCAAACCGATTTGTTGCTGGCTGCTGCCGAAACCGGAAAAATTGTAAATGTTAAAAAGGGTCAATTCCTCAGCGGACCTTCTATGAAATTTGCTGTGGAGAAAATTCAGAAGGCTGGCAATCAAAAAATGATGCTTACTGAAAGAGGAAATACATTCGGCTATCAGGACCTGGTAGTTGATTACAGAAATATCACCTGGATGAAAGAACTGAATGTGCCGGTGATCATGGACTGTACACATTCCCTGCAACAACCCAATCAAACAACCGGGGTTACAGGCGGCAATCCTCAATTAATCGGCACCATTGCCAAAGCTGCCATCGCAACAGGTGTTGATGGGTTGTTTATTGAAACGCACCCCAACCCTGCTGTTGCCAAGAGCGACGGAGCCAATATGCTGCAACTGGATAAACTGAAAGGCCTGCTTGAACAGCTGGTAAAACTCAGAAAAGCAATCTGA
- the galK gene encoding galactokinase has protein sequence MNKQSTEQIKAAFTQRFSTEPFLYFSPGRINIIGEHIDYNDGFVMPAAIDKGVYYAVAPNNSNTLNFYSVDFNESLSIDIADIKARTNWENYVLSVVNQFIKAGKTIGGFDCVLGGDIPRGSGMSSSAAVEGGMAFALNEIFECGFNRKELALLNQRAEHDYPNVKCGIMDQFANMNGKKDSVILLDCRSIEHQYFPLVLDGYSLVLINTKVHHSLASSAYNKRRSQCEEGLMLMRANSPVKSFRDVSKWENLLGYKETMGEEVYNRCLYVVQEIDRTQQAAKLLQQHDLKGLGKLMFATHEGLSKLYEVSCKELDFLVEQAKKNSSVIGSRLMGGGFGGCTINIVANDAVESFINETLVAYKAQFGIDGEAYVVQTDDGVRRIG, from the coding sequence GTGAACAAGCAATCGACAGAACAGATCAAAGCGGCCTTTACACAGAGATTTTCAACTGAACCCTTCCTGTATTTTTCTCCGGGCCGTATTAATATCATTGGCGAACATATTGATTATAATGACGGATTTGTGATGCCTGCCGCCATTGATAAAGGAGTTTATTATGCAGTAGCCCCCAATAACAGCAATACACTCAATTTCTACAGCGTTGATTTTAATGAATCACTGAGTATTGACATAGCTGATATCAAAGCCCGGACTAACTGGGAAAATTATGTACTGAGTGTAGTGAATCAATTTATCAAAGCAGGAAAAACAATCGGCGGGTTTGATTGTGTACTGGGTGGAGATATTCCAAGAGGATCAGGCATGTCTTCTTCTGCTGCAGTGGAAGGGGGAATGGCATTTGCTCTCAATGAAATTTTCGAGTGCGGTTTCAACAGAAAGGAACTTGCTTTACTCAACCAACGTGCCGAACATGATTACCCCAATGTAAAATGCGGCATCATGGATCAGTTTGCCAACATGAATGGGAAGAAAGATTCGGTGATCCTGCTTGATTGCAGATCAATTGAACATCAATATTTCCCATTAGTACTTGATGGATATTCTCTTGTTCTCATTAATACAAAAGTGCATCACTCACTGGCATCATCGGCTTACAATAAAAGAAGAAGCCAGTGCGAAGAAGGTTTGATGCTGATGCGTGCCAATAGTCCGGTAAAATCATTTCGTGATGTTTCCAAATGGGAAAACCTGCTTGGTTATAAAGAAACAATGGGTGAAGAAGTATATAACCGCTGTTTATATGTGGTGCAGGAAATCGACCGTACTCAACAGGCTGCAAAACTGTTGCAGCAGCACGATCTGAAAGGATTGGGCAAACTGATGTTTGCAACACACGAAGGATTAAGTAAACTGTATGAGGTTAGTTGTAAAGAACTTGATTTCTTAGTTGAACAGGCAAAGAAAAACAGTTCAGTAATTGGTTCCAGATTAATGGGTGGTGGCTTTGGAGGCTGTACTATTAACATTGTTGCCAATGATGCAGTTGAATCTTTCATCAACGAAACACTTGTTGCTTATAAAGCTCAATTCGGCATTGATGGTGAAGCGTATGTTGTGCAGACGGATGATGGGGTGAGAAGAATTGGTTGA